A genomic window from Ilyobacter polytropus DSM 2926 includes:
- a CDS encoding STAS-like domain-containing protein encodes MTIKIINFIEHGPEVLFNKISENLKKKKNIILDFHSLESLNYGFLEESIGKLLDSYTFEALQFKITFKNVDVGIKEMLAKIIKEKSL; translated from the coding sequence ATGACTATTAAAATTATAAATTTTATAGAACACGGTCCAGAAGTACTTTTCAATAAAATTTCCGAAAATTTAAAAAAGAAAAAAAATATTATTTTAGATTTCCATTCTTTAGAGTCTCTTAATTATGGATTTTTAGAAGAAAGTATAGGAAAACTTTTGGATTCTTACACCTTTGAAGCCCTACAATTTAAAATTACTTTTAAAAATGTAGACGTTGGTATCAAAGAGATGCTTGCTAAAATTATAAAAGAAAAATCACTATAA
- a CDS encoding exodeoxyribonuclease III gives MKILSWNVNGIRAVEKKGAFQDVFEKLDPDILCLQETKASEEQLTDNIKKIPGYYSFFESAVKKGYSGVALYSKTKPLSIKNMGIDIFDDEGRYIEAKFENFTLINCYFPNSQEKGKRLEYKLNFCSDLLDYCNSLVENGENIVLCGDYNIAHQEIDLKNPKSNTKNPGFLPEEREWMSKFLNSGYIDIFRYLYPNEIKYTWWSYRFKAREKNIGWRIDYHCVNKDFISTIKKVEILDNITGSDHCPVLIELK, from the coding sequence ATGAAAATTTTGTCCTGGAATGTTAATGGAATAAGAGCTGTTGAAAAAAAAGGAGCTTTTCAAGATGTTTTTGAAAAGCTAGATCCTGATATTTTGTGTCTTCAGGAAACAAAAGCCTCTGAAGAGCAGCTGACAGATAATATAAAAAAAATCCCTGGTTACTACTCTTTTTTTGAATCAGCTGTAAAAAAAGGTTACAGTGGAGTGGCACTTTATTCAAAGACAAAGCCGCTATCTATCAAAAATATGGGAATAGATATTTTTGATGATGAAGGAAGGTATATAGAGGCAAAATTTGAAAATTTCACTTTAATAAACTGTTATTTTCCAAATAGTCAGGAAAAAGGAAAGAGACTTGAATATAAGTTAAATTTTTGTTCTGATCTTTTAGATTATTGTAACTCACTTGTAGAAAATGGAGAAAATATTGTTTTATGTGGAGATTATAATATTGCCCACCAAGAGATTGATCTTAAAAATCCCAAAAGCAACACAAAAAATCCTGGTTTTTTACCTGAGGAAAGAGAATGGATGAGTAAATTTTTAAACTCAGGATATATTGATATTTTTAGATATTTGTATCCAAATGAAATAAAGTATACATGGTGGTCTTATAGATTCAAAGCCAGAGAAAAAAATATTGGCTGGAGGATCGACTATCACTGCGTTAATAAGGATTTTATCTCAACTATAAAAAAAGTAGAAATTCTTGACAACATAACCGGATCTGACCATTGTCCAGTTTTAATAGAATTAAAATAG
- the udk gene encoding uridine kinase codes for MKNCIIIGVAGGSGSGKTTVAKNLVKAFKSEDAVLVAQDAYYKELKEMSVQERAGVNFDHPNSIEFELLKKDLETLLKNQIIERPIYDFKTHSRKEETITIHPSKIIIVEGILLFAVPEIRDIFDVKIFVDTDADEMLLRRIERDIHERGRTFESVRDQYLKTVKPMYLEFCEPSKRYADIIIPRGGENKIAVNMVIAKLKRYLQKGAL; via the coding sequence ATGAAAAATTGCATCATTATAGGAGTCGCAGGAGGTAGTGGAAGTGGAAAAACCACTGTGGCAAAAAATTTAGTAAAAGCATTTAAGTCAGAGGATGCAGTTTTAGTAGCTCAGGATGCCTATTATAAAGAACTTAAAGAGATGTCGGTTCAAGAAAGGGCCGGTGTAAATTTTGACCACCCTAATTCCATTGAATTTGAACTGCTAAAAAAAGACTTGGAAACTCTTTTAAAAAACCAAATTATAGAGAGACCTATATATGATTTCAAAACTCACTCTAGAAAAGAAGAAACTATAACTATCCATCCTTCAAAAATAATAATTGTGGAGGGAATTTTATTGTTTGCAGTACCTGAAATCAGAGATATATTTGATGTAAAAATATTTGTTGATACAGATGCTGATGAGATGCTTTTAAGGAGAATTGAAAGAGATATACATGAAAGAGGAAGAACTTTTGAATCAGTAAGAGATCAGTACTTAAAAACAGTAAAGCCAATGTATTTAGAATTTTGTGAACCTAGTAAACGATATGCCGACATTATTATCCCGAGAGGGGGAGAAAATAAAATAGCTGTAAATATGGTGATCGCAAAACTTAAACGATATCTTCAAAAAGGAGCCTTATAA
- a CDS encoding helix-turn-helix domain-containing protein: MAILSPVEKLIALRKKYKINQKDLAGDQISRSHLAMIETGKNKFNENTAKILVENFNKIFKERNIPEKVKLEELMESKKEQIEKLKIDFLKKLEKEDTIEPVISDIESYASEYDIQTKITLYEKIGNIFFEKENFHRAASFYLRILNDLIIIRDSKTLGKVSLSLIRIYLQTENFQAAVDLENLIKSEIISFLLPEKSIILFNFGCIFDSLKDYNRALEYFCQVEEYISDSDQYFDVKNFQAISSADLGKYDNSISIYRSLMLKYKDINRKIIINNNLLYISRLENNSDKIKFYLRKCKKLIELVDLDKFSNYTFEQIIFEIGETSLLLNKRKDAITYFLKLCDEKTKRNLNKKFSSVRYLLTLFTKKDLETVKKIEKFYFTLLKREKRLEIAFDFIDFYMKNGLQKEVYNILNSIKPFSKF; this comes from the coding sequence ATGGCAATTTTAAGTCCTGTTGAAAAACTTATAGCACTTAGAAAAAAATACAAAATAAACCAAAAAGATCTGGCAGGAGATCAAATTTCTAGAAGTCATCTTGCCATGATAGAAACAGGAAAAAATAAATTCAATGAAAATACAGCTAAAATTCTTGTAGAGAATTTTAACAAAATTTTCAAAGAAAGAAACATTCCTGAAAAGGTAAAACTAGAAGAGTTGATGGAGAGTAAGAAAGAACAAATTGAAAAATTAAAAATCGACTTTCTAAAGAAACTTGAAAAAGAAGATACTATAGAACCTGTCATCTCCGATATTGAAAGTTATGCATCTGAATATGATATTCAGACCAAAATCACACTTTATGAAAAAATTGGTAACATCTTTTTTGAAAAAGAAAATTTTCATAGGGCTGCGAGTTTTTATTTAAGAATATTAAACGACCTGATCATTATAAGAGACTCCAAAACACTAGGAAAAGTTAGCTTGAGCTTAATCAGAATATATCTTCAGACAGAAAATTTCCAGGCAGCTGTAGACCTTGAAAATTTAATTAAATCTGAAATTATTTCTTTTCTTTTACCTGAAAAATCAATTATTTTATTTAATTTTGGATGTATCTTTGATAGCTTAAAAGATTACAATAGAGCTCTTGAATACTTTTGTCAAGTAGAAGAGTATATTTCTGACTCAGACCAATATTTTGATGTTAAAAACTTTCAAGCTATTTCTTCTGCAGACCTCGGTAAATATGATAATTCAATCTCTATATATAGAAGTTTAATGCTTAAATATAAAGATATAAATCGTAAAATTATAATAAATAATAATCTCCTTTATATTTCAAGACTTGAAAATAACTCTGATAAAATTAAGTTTTATCTTAGAAAATGTAAAAAATTGATTGAATTAGTTGATTTAGACAAGTTCTCAAATTATACTTTTGAACAAATTATTTTTGAAATTGGAGAAACTTCCCTTCTATTAAATAAACGAAAAGATGCTATAACTTATTTTTTAAAACTTTGTGACGAAAAAACAAAAAGAAATTTAAATAAAAAATTCTCTTCAGTTCGTTATTTGTTGACTTTGTTTACCAAAAAAGATCTTGAAACTGTTAAAAAAATCGAAAAATTTTATTTTACTCTTTTAAAAAGGGAAAAAAGACTGGAAATTGCTTTTGATTTTATTGATTTTTACATGAAAAATGGATTACAAAAAGAAGTTTATAATATTTTAAACAGTATAAAACCTTTTTCAAAATTTTAA
- a CDS encoding HD-GYP domain-containing protein, with protein sequence MYINSNYREENRLTGLLSPSEIIGIFQKDYIENLGREKVKRYLLENLLMKLHAVDSSEALFHLKMVGEVSALLSRKYGFSEYKINKIEFFAKIHDLGKIGIPGKILNKPGKLTADEFEVVKEHTEIGYHLISKFGFSKMGENIIRYHHEKWNGKGYRGLVEREIPIEARIVSIADVYDALRMKRTYKEPFTHETAVEIIKEGRGEDFDPELVDIFLKCHQEIKVMYNTKFN encoded by the coding sequence ATGTATATTAATTCAAATTATAGAGAAGAAAATAGATTAACAGGATTATTAAGTCCTTCTGAAATTATTGGAATCTTTCAAAAAGATTACATTGAAAACTTAGGAAGAGAGAAAGTAAAAAGGTATTTACTGGAGAATCTTCTTATGAAACTTCATGCTGTAGATTCTAGTGAAGCTTTATTTCATCTAAAAATGGTGGGAGAAGTTTCAGCTTTACTTTCAAGAAAATATGGTTTTTCTGAATATAAGATAAATAAGATAGAGTTTTTTGCAAAAATACATGACTTGGGAAAAATAGGAATTCCGGGAAAAATATTAAATAAGCCTGGTAAATTGACTGCAGATGAATTTGAAGTTGTAAAGGAACATACTGAAATAGGTTATCATCTTATAAGTAAATTTGGATTTTCAAAAATGGGCGAGAATATAATAAGATACCACCATGAAAAATGGAATGGTAAAGGGTATAGAGGACTTGTGGAAAGAGAAATACCTATAGAGGCTAGAATTGTATCAATTGCAGATGTTTATGATGCACTCAGAATGAAGAGGACTTATAAAGAGCCATTTACCCATGAGACGGCAGTTGAAATTATAAAAGAGGGAAGAGGCGAAGATTTTGATCCTGAACTTGTAGATATATTTTTAAAATGCCATCAGGAGATTAAAGTTATGTATAATACAAAGTTCAACTAA
- a CDS encoding xanthine phosphoribosyltransferase: protein MKLLKEKILKSGEIINPTTLKVDSFLNHQIDATIMMEMGKEFKKRFKEKKINKILTIEASGIAIGLAAAVAFDVPLVFAKKKKPTTMEGMYVETVHSFTKKVDYDICVSKEFLNSDDKILFVDDFLATGNAIIGIQKIVEQAGAELVGIGIAIEKGFQPGGNILRNEGVHLESLAIIDKMDLGKINFI from the coding sequence TTGAAATTATTGAAAGAAAAAATTCTGAAAAGTGGAGAAATAATAAATCCAACTACTCTTAAAGTAGACAGTTTTTTAAATCACCAGATAGATGCTACCATTATGATGGAGATGGGAAAAGAATTTAAAAAAAGATTTAAAGAAAAAAAAATCAATAAAATCCTTACTATCGAAGCCTCAGGTATTGCCATCGGACTTGCAGCTGCAGTAGCTTTTGACGTTCCTTTAGTTTTTGCCAAGAAAAAAAAACCAACTACTATGGAAGGAATGTATGTTGAAACTGTTCATTCATTTACAAAAAAAGTTGATTATGATATCTGCGTTTCAAAGGAGTTCTTAAATTCTGATGATAAGATTTTATTTGTCGATGATTTTCTTGCTACTGGAAATGCTATTATTGGAATTCAAAAGATTGTAGAACAAGCTGGAGCCGAACTTGTGGGAATAGGCATAGCTATAGAAAAGGGCTTTCAGCCTGGTGGAAATATTCTTAGAAACGAAGGTGTCCACCTAGAATCATTGGCCATTATTGATAAAATGGATCTTGGAAAAATAAACTTTATTTAG
- the guaA gene encoding glutamine-hydrolyzing GMP synthase translates to MKKNSIVILDFGSQYNQLIARRVREMGVYAEVVPYFEDIEKIKEREPNGIILSGGPASVYLDDAPTIDKEIYELGIPVLGICYGMQLTMHLLGGKVAKADKQEFGKAELLIDDKKNPFFDCVPDQSQVWMSHGDHVTEIAKGFEKIAHTDSSIAVVCDTNRNFYCVQFHPEVTHSVYGKQMLENFVFNVAKCEKNWSMGNYIESTVEEIREKVGDRKVILALSGGVDSSVAAVLIHKAIGDQLSCFFVDTGLMRKDEAKKVMETYGEHYNINIECIDAEDRFLSKLAGVSDPEEKRKIIGNEFIYIFEDQKKRFKDADFLAQGTIYPDVIESQSVKGPSATIKSHHNVGGLPEEMKFELLEPLRELFKDEVRQVGRELGIPDHMIDRHPFPGPGLGIRILGEVTREKADILREADDIFIEELRNEGLYSKVSQAFVVLLPVKSVGVMGDERTYEYTAVLRSADTTDFMTATWSRLPYDFLEKVSNRIINEVKGINRMTYDISSKPPATIEWE, encoded by the coding sequence ATGAAAAAGAACAGTATCGTCATATTAGATTTTGGTTCACAGTACAACCAACTTATTGCGAGAAGAGTAAGAGAGATGGGTGTTTATGCAGAAGTTGTGCCTTATTTTGAAGACATTGAAAAAATCAAAGAAAGAGAACCAAATGGTATAATTTTATCTGGAGGACCAGCTTCGGTATATCTCGATGATGCCCCTACTATAGATAAAGAGATATATGAATTGGGAATACCTGTTTTGGGTATATGTTATGGAATGCAGTTAACAATGCACCTTCTTGGTGGAAAAGTAGCAAAAGCAGATAAACAGGAATTTGGAAAAGCAGAACTTTTGATAGATGACAAGAAAAATCCTTTCTTTGACTGTGTACCTGATCAGTCACAGGTTTGGATGAGTCACGGAGATCACGTAACTGAGATAGCAAAAGGATTTGAAAAGATAGCCCATACAGATTCTTCAATAGCTGTAGTCTGCGATACAAATAGAAATTTTTATTGTGTACAATTCCATCCAGAGGTAACTCACTCTGTTTATGGGAAACAGATGCTTGAAAATTTCGTTTTCAACGTAGCAAAATGTGAAAAAAACTGGTCTATGGGAAACTATATAGAATCAACAGTGGAAGAAATAAGAGAAAAGGTCGGAGACAGGAAAGTGATACTTGCTCTTTCAGGAGGAGTTGACTCATCAGTTGCAGCGGTTCTTATACATAAGGCTATAGGAGATCAGCTTAGCTGTTTCTTCGTAGATACAGGTCTTATGAGAAAAGATGAAGCCAAAAAAGTAATGGAAACTTATGGCGAACACTACAATATAAATATAGAGTGTATAGATGCAGAAGATAGGTTTCTTTCTAAATTAGCTGGAGTAAGTGATCCAGAAGAGAAAAGAAAAATAATAGGTAATGAATTTATTTATATTTTTGAAGATCAGAAGAAAAGATTTAAAGATGCAGATTTTCTTGCCCAAGGAACAATTTATCCTGATGTAATAGAATCTCAGTCTGTAAAAGGTCCTTCTGCAACAATAAAATCACACCATAATGTTGGTGGACTTCCAGAAGAGATGAAGTTTGAACTGTTAGAACCTTTGAGAGAGTTATTCAAAGATGAGGTAAGACAAGTGGGAAGAGAGTTAGGAATCCCAGATCATATGATAGACAGACATCCTTTTCCAGGACCAGGTTTAGGAATCAGAATTTTAGGGGAAGTTACCAGAGAAAAGGCTGATATTCTAAGAGAAGCTGATGATATCTTTATAGAGGAACTAAGAAATGAAGGTCTTTACAGCAAGGTAAGCCAGGCCTTTGTAGTGCTATTACCTGTAAAATCTGTAGGGGTAATGGGAGACGAAAGAACCTATGAATACACAGCTGTGCTAAGGTCTGCAGATACTACAGACTTTATGACTGCAACATGGTCTAGACTTCCATATGATTTTTTGGAAAAAGTTTCAAATAGAATAATAAATGAAGTAAAGGGTATAAATAGAATGACCTATGATATTTCCTCAAAGCCGCCTGCAACAATAGAGTGGGAATAG
- a CDS encoding type II toxin-antitoxin system HicA family toxin codes for MRSKDLMKIIEKDGWYLVNIKGSHHQFKHPTKKGRVTIPHPKKDLPKGTIKSILKQAGLE; via the coding sequence GTGAGGTCAAAAGATTTGATGAAAATCATTGAAAAAGATGGTTGGTATCTTGTGAATATTAAAGGTTCGCACCATCAATTCAAACACCCTACTAAAAAGGGGAGAGTTACAATACCACATCCCAAGAAAGACCTACCAAAAGGAACTATTAAAAGTATCCTGAAACAAGCAGGGCTTGAATGA
- a CDS encoding type II toxin-antitoxin system HicB family antitoxin, with translation MKDVYIYPAIFTYADDGISIEFPGLEGAYTCGDTEEEALYMAKDCLELHLYGMEEDGETIPEALKIRDIKLGEDQSVVMVRVNMKPVRDEMQNKAVKKTLTIPKWLNDAALKQHINFSALLKSALMDELEINH, from the coding sequence ATGAAAGATGTTTATATTTATCCGGCAATTTTTACTTATGCTGATGATGGGATCTCTATTGAATTCCCAGGCTTAGAAGGAGCTTATACTTGTGGAGACACTGAAGAAGAAGCCCTTTACATGGCTAAAGACTGTTTAGAATTACATCTTTATGGAATGGAAGAAGATGGTGAGACTATCCCTGAAGCTCTAAAGATTAGAGATATTAAGCTAGGAGAAGATCAATCAGTAGTAATGGTCAGAGTTAATATGAAACCTGTAAGGGATGAGATGCAAAATAAAGCTGTGAAAAAAACTTTAACTATTCCAAAGTGGCTAAACGATGCAGCTTTAAAGCAGCATATTAACTTCTCAGCACTTTTAAAGTCAGCACTCATGGATGAATTAGAAATTAATCACTAA
- a CDS encoding DUF1353 domain-containing protein has protein sequence MEEIKLKKIGKNLWEVTEDFTYKDTTVTKTFETDGASSPWWAKWLFPSVGEKYTTPSILHDWWFKEKIGFRKANRRFYRAMRTWDVDKKTAKLFYRSVTLLGWVHYYF, from the coding sequence ATGGAAGAAATAAAATTAAAAAAGATAGGCAAAAACTTATGGGAAGTCACAGAAGACTTTACCTATAAAGACACGACCGTAACTAAAACTTTCGAGACTGATGGAGCCTCAAGTCCGTGGTGGGCCAAGTGGTTATTCCCTTCTGTTGGTGAAAAATACACGACACCTTCAATTCTCCATGACTGGTGGTTTAAAGAAAAAATTGGTTTCAGAAAGGCTAATAGAAGGTTTTATAGAGCAATGAGAACATGGGATGTGGATAAAAAAACAGCAAAACTATTTTATAGATCTGTAACATTACTTGGATGGGTACATTATTATTTTTAG
- a CDS encoding phage tail protein, with amino-acid sequence MNNVLEDINIIELVQSCLQDNIEIQAIAAWLDDELSRIYKAGEKVKLTTRLNDYDLEDWEVDELLIQESVDYYVDDLTKDQKITLIQASTKSHKRKGTPYALETNLKTIFEDAEILEWFNYEGDPYKFQVVTPSSMTSDELTKIYKVIEANKNTRSTLEGVMTSSQWEGANYFGTIINTAIFEEIQIADGVAEDFENYIGG; translated from the coding sequence ATGAATAATGTTTTAGAAGATATCAATATAATAGAACTCGTGCAATCTTGCCTGCAAGACAATATAGAAATACAGGCAATAGCAGCGTGGCTAGATGATGAACTCAGTAGAATATATAAAGCAGGTGAAAAGGTCAAGCTAACAACAAGACTTAATGACTATGACCTTGAAGATTGGGAAGTAGACGAGCTATTAATACAGGAAAGTGTGGATTATTATGTCGATGATCTTACAAAAGATCAAAAAATAACATTGATACAAGCCAGCACAAAAAGTCATAAGAGAAAAGGAACCCCATATGCTTTGGAGACTAATTTAAAAACAATTTTTGAAGATGCGGAGATTCTAGAATGGTTTAACTACGAGGGAGATCCTTATAAATTCCAAGTTGTAACACCTTCTAGTATGACAAGTGATGAACTTACAAAAATTTATAAAGTTATAGAAGCCAATAAAAATACAAGAAGTACCCTAGAAGGAGTCATGACATCATCCCAATGGGAAGGAGCAAACTACTTTGGAACAATAATTAATACAGCTATTTTTGAAGAGATCCAAATAGCTGATGGAGTAGCGGAAGATTTTGAGAATTATATAGGAGGATAG
- a CDS encoding baseplate J/gp47 family protein, which yields MSNINYYNETGEEIETRGVNTFKNLTGITLREGDERRSLIKVLSYLLYTHGKKINYAGANNFVRFADETTIELHGENKEVDRGEASKASTTLQYKREGNLSERQPIPMGSRVTAGGQAIFETTETAYFEINYTTATVNAECTEEGSSGNGYVSGQINTIIDSIPFVTSVTNITESDGGSDVQDIEEYRKDINESMEGYSIAGPSGAYRYHALNAHPTITDAYVEQLSEGVIGVWILAEDGEIPSDDAIADTLSRLSSKTVRPLTDTVEVNKCTQASYNIDFDYYINEAVESSTLTIQNEVDTVVSDWVASNKSKLGKDVVPDSLTGDLMSIEVNGEKALKRLVIREPAYSETSGKQVAVAETISAVYAGVEDE from the coding sequence ATGAGTAATATTAATTATTATAATGAGACAGGAGAAGAAATAGAAACAAGAGGAGTCAACACCTTTAAAAATCTGACAGGTATAACACTCAGAGAAGGAGACGAGAGAAGGTCCCTAATAAAAGTCTTATCTTATCTACTATACACCCACGGAAAGAAAATAAATTATGCTGGAGCAAACAACTTTGTCAGATTTGCAGATGAAACAACCATTGAGCTTCACGGAGAAAATAAAGAAGTAGATAGAGGGGAAGCTTCAAAAGCATCTACGACACTACAGTACAAAAGAGAAGGAAATCTATCCGAGAGGCAGCCTATCCCTATGGGGTCAAGAGTTACAGCTGGAGGACAGGCTATTTTTGAGACAACAGAAACAGCCTATTTCGAAATAAATTATACCACAGCTACAGTAAATGCCGAATGTACCGAAGAGGGGAGTTCTGGAAACGGATATGTATCTGGGCAGATAAATACTATTATAGATTCTATTCCATTTGTAACATCAGTCACAAACATCACAGAATCTGACGGTGGTTCAGATGTTCAAGATATAGAAGAATATAGGAAAGACATTAATGAGTCCATGGAAGGGTACTCTATAGCAGGTCCAAGCGGAGCATATAGATATCATGCTTTAAATGCACACCCCACAATTACAGATGCATATGTTGAACAATTGTCCGAAGGAGTTATTGGTGTATGGATCCTTGCAGAAGATGGTGAAATACCAAGCGATGACGCTATAGCGGATACGCTCTCTAGATTGTCAAGTAAAACAGTGAGGCCTCTTACTGATACAGTCGAAGTAAATAAATGTACTCAAGCTTCTTATAATATAGATTTTGATTATTATATTAATGAAGCTGTGGAATCCTCTACATTAACAATTCAGAACGAAGTAGACACAGTTGTGAGTGATTGGGTAGCAAGTAATAAGTCTAAACTTGGAAAAGATGTGGTCCCAGATTCTCTAACTGGGGATCTAATGAGCATCGAAGTTAATGGAGAAAAAGCTCTAAAAAGACTTGTTATAAGGGAGCCTGCTTATTCTGAAACATCAGGTAAACAAGTCGCAGTGGCAGAAACTATAAGTGCTGTGTATGCAGGTGTTGAAGATGAATAA
- a CDS encoding phage tail protein: MVGSFGNVIFEAAYDKTSTFKNLKLDEGARIQTHNLINVKPRIEFMANDLKKLSLSMKLKAELGINPTERLDILRTIKESGENEVLMIGSRNLGSYCIESLKVEEKRIDQQGIPWEIDVSVSLLEYSRETYIESSTVKNVTEVNTVKNIDYETGEAV; the protein is encoded by the coding sequence ATGGTAGGAAGTTTTGGAAATGTAATTTTTGAAGCTGCTTATGACAAAACCAGCACTTTCAAAAATTTGAAACTAGATGAAGGAGCTAGGATACAAACTCATAACTTAATAAATGTAAAACCCAGAATAGAATTTATGGCAAACGATTTAAAAAAGTTATCCTTATCAATGAAGCTTAAAGCAGAACTAGGTATAAATCCTACGGAAAGGCTCGATATTTTAAGAACTATAAAAGAATCTGGAGAAAATGAAGTTCTTATGATTGGAAGCCGAAACCTTGGAAGTTACTGTATTGAAAGTTTGAAAGTAGAAGAAAAAAGAATAGATCAGCAAGGAATACCATGGGAAATAGATGTAAGTGTCTCTTTATTAGAGTATTCCAGGGAAACTTATATTGAAAGCTCTACAGTAAAGAATGTAACTGAAGTAAATACTGTTAAAAATATTGATTATGAAACAGGTGAAGCTGTATGA
- a CDS encoding phage baseplate assembly protein V, with translation MDFRWLEKILRKIVRYGEISKVNYSTGTVRVTFPDTGIQSGEYLVLTPRTSKDKFWNMPCIDEAVVCLCSPFSNNKGIVLGSYYQAKDTPPASDNRIKYLLEDENFLEYNRETKTLKFKSDNIVFESSSKITCTTPLVECSTALTTGGTIGAGENISAPDVETSKGSVNAHIHNKNTSPTTAMNE, from the coding sequence ATGGATTTTAGATGGCTTGAAAAAATATTGAGAAAAATAGTCAGGTACGGAGAAATTAGTAAGGTTAATTACTCTACTGGGACTGTAAGAGTTACTTTCCCAGATACAGGAATACAGTCTGGAGAATACCTTGTATTGACCCCAAGGACCTCTAAAGATAAATTTTGGAATATGCCCTGTATTGACGAAGCAGTAGTTTGTCTTTGTAGTCCTTTTTCAAATAATAAAGGAATAGTTTTAGGTTCGTATTATCAAGCAAAAGATACTCCACCAGCTTCTGACAACAGGATAAAATACCTTTTGGAAGATGAAAATTTTTTAGAATACAACAGAGAAACTAAAACTCTTAAATTCAAATCAGACAATATAGTATTTGAAAGTTCTTCAAAAATAACTTGCACGACTCCCTTAGTAGAATGTTCCACAGCGTTAACTACAGGAGGGACTATAGGGGCCGGAGAAAACATATCTGCTCCTGACGTAGAAACTAGCAAAGGCTCAGTTAATGCACATATTCATAATAAAAACACAAGCCCAACAACCGCAATGAATGAGTAG
- a CDS encoding phage late control D family protein codes for MAKTRKVILEVLFEGTDISDEINSGITSFSYTDNLDKADEISLTIADLDKKWINSWAPLKGESITPSIKVIEEDGETTLKCGEFSIDKRNFQGPPDTLKIGALSIDVTSNFNRVKKNRAIENTTLKAVCEKISDENELTLVFLSEEDEDINRVEQIEETDSTFLYQLAKDYAKSLKVLDKKLVIFDEEEYESKDAIKTIKKTEVKSYSFGDEEFDTWDGFEINYFDQDLKETLTASGTLEFRDGYKDNTNRILKLNDSYSVSGSKEEKEKQLEAVGWAKLREKNKAEVQGEISLMGDVDIVAGVVIKTSGFGIYDYKYLVTQAVHSTGSGYNTKIKIRRVLDF; via the coding sequence ATGGCAAAAACTAGAAAGGTAATATTAGAAGTACTATTTGAAGGCACTGATATTTCTGATGAAATAAACAGCGGAATAACTAGCTTTTCATACACAGACAACTTGGATAAAGCGGACGAAATAAGCCTTACCATAGCTGATTTAGATAAAAAATGGATAAATTCTTGGGCCCCTCTCAAAGGAGAGAGCATAACACCTAGCATCAAAGTTATAGAAGAAGATGGTGAAACAACACTTAAATGTGGTGAGTTTTCTATAGATAAAAGAAATTTTCAAGGACCACCAGATACTTTGAAAATAGGTGCTCTTTCCATAGATGTGACTTCCAATTTCAACAGGGTAAAAAAGAATCGAGCTATTGAAAACACGACTTTAAAGGCTGTTTGTGAAAAGATCTCAGATGAAAACGAACTTACACTTGTATTTTTATCAGAAGAGGACGAGGATATAAACCGTGTAGAACAGATCGAAGAAACAGATTCTACATTTCTTTACCAGCTTGCAAAAGATTATGCTAAATCATTGAAAGTTCTGGATAAAAAATTAGTTATTTTTGATGAAGAAGAATATGAGAGCAAAGATGCAATAAAAACTATAAAAAAGACAGAAGTAAAATCCTATAGTTTTGGGGATGAAGAGTTTGATACATGGGACGGATTTGAAATAAATTATTTTGACCAGGACTTGAAAGAAACTTTGACAGCTTCAGGAACTTTAGAGTTTCGAGATGGATACAAAGATAATACAAATAGAATTTTAAAACTTAACGATTCTTATTCAGTATCAGGTAGTAAAGAAGAAAAAGAAAAACAGCTAGAAGCAGTTGGTTGGGCTAAACTCAGAGAAAAAAATAAAGCTGAAGTCCAAGGTGAAATATCACTTATGGGAGATGTGGATATAGTAGCCGGGGTAGTAATAAAAACAAGTGGATTTGGAATCTATGATTACAAATACCTGGTTACTCAAGCAGTACACAGTACTGGTAGTGGATATAATACAAAGATAAAAATAAGAAGGGTGTTGGATTTCTGA